From Magnolia sinica isolate HGM2019 chromosome 13, MsV1, whole genome shotgun sequence, one genomic window encodes:
- the LOC131222837 gene encoding dof zinc finger protein DOF3.1-like, with translation MQDPTTFQSIKPHFPEQEHLKCPRCDSTNTKFCYYNNYNLSQPRHFCKNCRRYWTKGGALRNIPVGGGTRKNSKRSNPKRSSSSSSSSSIPQPFPKQEPASTVYSPTPAIDQDHRMLDISGSFSSLLASNGQFTNLLESMNSSNPSVQRVQFGEFPDNPNSNLNLNAIGNPALELQNANNPENFLGLQGDSSCWSGGNGWPDLAIYTPGSTFQ, from the coding sequence ATGCAAGATCCAACCACATTTCAATCCATCAAGCCTCATTTTCCCGAGCAAGAGCACCTCAAATGCCCGCGCTGCGACTCCACGAACACCAAATTCTGctactacaacaactacaacctcTCCCAACCCCGCCATTTCTGCAAGAACTGCCGCCGCTACTGGACTAAAGGCGGCGCTCTCCGTAACATCCCTGTCGGTGGCGGGACCCGCAAGAACTCCAAGCGTTCGAATCCAAAGcgctcttcctcctcctcttcctcttcttcgatcCCACAACCATTTCCGAAGCAGGAACCAGCATCCACGGTCTACAGCCCGACACCCGCGATTGATCAAGACCACCGAATGCTCGACATAAGTGGGAGCTTTAGTTCCCTATTGGCTTCTAATGGGCAATTCACAAATCTATTGGAGAGTATGAATTCGAGCAATCCCAGTGTTCAAAGGGTCCAATTTGGAGAATTCCCAGACAACCCAAATTCGAATTTGAATCTGAATGCAATTGGGAACCCGGCATTGGAGTTGCAGAACGCAAACAACCCTGAAAATTTCCTGGGCTTGCAGGGCGATTCAAGCTGTTGGAGCGGCGGAAATGGGTGGCCTGATCTTGCCATTTACACTCCAGGTTCGACCTTTcaatga